A region from the Volucribacter amazonae genome encodes:
- the hscB gene encoding Fe-S protein assembly co-chaperone HscB has translation MQNHFQLFDLPVSFQLDLNQLSQRYLALQKSLHPDNFAAQDDQQQREALQRSSQINDAYQQLKDPILRAEAIVEIATGQAIDKENTTHDMAFLMEQMGWREQLEEIEQSQNEQDLLSLQQTLNEKKSQELTALATEIEQQQWQQSKLHIDRLKFIKKLEQEIERIEDQLAGF, from the coding sequence ATGCAAAATCATTTTCAGCTATTTGATCTCCCTGTGAGTTTCCAGCTTGATTTAAATCAGTTATCACAACGTTATCTTGCCTTACAAAAAAGTTTGCACCCTGATAATTTTGCGGCACAAGATGACCAACAGCAACGGGAAGCGTTACAACGCTCTTCCCAAATAAATGATGCTTATCAACAGCTTAAAGATCCTATTTTGCGAGCGGAAGCCATTGTTGAAATTGCCACAGGACAAGCTATTGATAAAGAAAATACCACCCATGATATGGCGTTTCTTATGGAACAAATGGGTTGGCGTGAACAATTAGAAGAAATTGAACAAAGCCAAAATGAACAAGATTTGTTGTCGTTACAACAAACATTAAATGAAAAAAAATCTCAAGAACTGACCGCACTTGCAACGGAAATTGAGCAACAACAATGGCAGCAAAGTAAACTACATATTGATCGTCTAAAATTTATCAAAAAATTAGAACAAGAAATTGAGCGGATAGAAGATCAACTGGCTGGCTTTTAA
- the iscX gene encoding Fe-S cluster assembly protein IscX: MKWTDSQEIAWALYDLNPELDPKTVRFTDMHQWICQLEEFDDDPEKSNEAILEAILLKWLEEFE, encoded by the coding sequence ATGAAATGGACAGATTCACAAGAAATCGCTTGGGCATTATATGACCTCAATCCTGAACTTGATCCCAAAACAGTGCGTTTTACCGATATGCACCAGTGGATTTGTCAGCTTGAGGAATTTGATGATGATCCCGAGAAATCCAATGAAGCCATTTTAGAGGCTATTCTATTAAAATGGCTAGAAGAATTTGAATAA
- the iscA gene encoding iron-sulfur cluster assembly protein IscA — protein MSSVQQHLSVPPVTGVGLTEAAAQRVKTFLANRGKGIGLRLGIKTSGCSGLAYVLEFVDELNEDDQVFEQHGVKVIVDAKSLVYLEGTILDFTKEGLNEGFKFHNPNVKDQCGCGESFNV, from the coding sequence ATGTCATCAGTACAACAACATTTGTCTGTTCCGCCTGTTACGGGTGTGGGATTAACCGAGGCGGCGGCACAACGTGTTAAAACCTTTTTAGCCAATCGGGGAAAGGGAATTGGCTTACGGCTTGGTATCAAAACCTCAGGTTGTTCAGGATTGGCTTATGTACTTGAATTTGTTGATGAATTAAATGAAGATGATCAAGTGTTTGAGCAACATGGTGTAAAAGTTATTGTGGACGCTAAAAGCCTTGTGTATTTAGAAGGAACAATATTGGACTTCACAAAAGAAGGGTTAAATGAGGGATTTAAATTCCATAATCCAAATGTTAAGGATCAATGTGGTTGTGGTGAAAGTTTTAATGTATAA
- a CDS encoding ABC transporter ATP-binding protein/permease, with protein MDWQTEIITSLLWILRNLAITALVFSFAVFILVKTTNWAKQFWSMAKGYISPKRSIKPILFFLFIVGLTLLEVRVSLIASNWYNNLYSALQDFDEQAFWYQMGIFCFIAGISVTNALFSYYCEQRFSINWIEWLNKNLLDKWLANQAYYKSQQVFNLLDNPDQRIQQDVQSYVKFTLSLSTGVISAVTSIISFTILLWGLSGSMQLFGIEIPHMMVFLVFSYVLVSTVIAFWLGRPLISLSFLNEKLNANYRYSLIRVREYAESIAFYAGEKAEKNLLYRQFSQVIKNMWAIVFRTLKFSGFNLIVSQISVVFPFLIQIGRYFEKQIKLGDLMQTIQVFGRLHSNLSYFRNVYDTFAEYKATLDRLTGFENAINVSTKVSKTHIQSHPSDVIFEQLSINSPNGEPLIHQLNATFPAGSSVLISGASGVGKTTLLRTIAGLWPYSEGKIARPDDVLFLSQKPYLPQGKLLDALHYPNAAPEQHTFHQEIELLKAVQLGHLTDKLNQENDWTRVLSLGEQQRLAFARLLLHKPKVAFLDEASASMDEGLEDAMYRLLKQALPHTTIISVGHRSTLFAYHQQRLVIEADKSWRLI; from the coding sequence ATGGATTGGCAAACAGAAATTATTACCTCATTACTTTGGATTTTACGCAACTTAGCCATTACCGCATTGGTTTTTTCCTTTGCTGTGTTTATTTTGGTCAAAACCACCAACTGGGCAAAACAGTTTTGGTCAATGGCAAAAGGCTATATTTCGCCGAAACGTAGCATTAAACCGATTTTATTCTTTCTGTTTATTGTGGGTTTAACCCTGTTAGAAGTGCGTGTCAGCCTTATCGCCTCAAATTGGTATAATAATTTATACAGTGCTTTGCAAGATTTTGATGAACAAGCATTTTGGTATCAAATGGGGATTTTCTGTTTTATTGCGGGCATTAGTGTTACCAATGCCTTGTTTAGTTATTATTGTGAACAACGTTTTTCCATAAATTGGATTGAATGGCTAAATAAAAATTTATTGGATAAATGGCTAGCCAATCAGGCTTATTATAAATCACAACAAGTTTTTAATTTATTAGATAACCCTGATCAACGTATTCAACAAGATGTTCAATCTTATGTAAAATTTACCTTGTCTTTATCCACAGGGGTGATTAGTGCGGTTACGTCAATTATTTCCTTTACCATTTTGCTCTGGGGCTTATCTGGCTCAATGCAATTATTCGGCATTGAAATTCCCCATATGATGGTATTTTTAGTGTTTAGTTATGTGTTAGTAAGCACTGTTATTGCATTTTGGTTAGGACGCCCCTTAATTAGTTTAAGTTTCTTAAACGAAAAATTAAATGCAAATTACCGTTATTCCCTTATTCGGGTACGTGAATATGCGGAAAGTATTGCTTTTTATGCGGGCGAAAAAGCGGAAAAAAATCTGTTATACCGCCAATTTAGCCAAGTCATTAAAAATATGTGGGCGATTGTATTTAGAACCTTAAAATTTTCGGGGTTTAACTTAATCGTTAGCCAAATTTCTGTGGTCTTCCCATTTTTAATTCAAATTGGACGTTATTTTGAAAAGCAAATTAAGCTGGGCGATTTAATGCAAACCATACAGGTATTTGGGCGTTTACATAGTAACCTGTCTTATTTTCGTAATGTGTACGATACCTTTGCGGAATACAAAGCTACATTAGACCGTTTAACAGGCTTTGAAAATGCCATTAATGTTTCCACCAAAGTATCAAAAACCCATATTCAATCACACCCAAGTGATGTGATTTTTGAGCAACTGAGTATTAATTCACCCAATGGGGAACCCCTTATTCATCAGCTAAATGCCACTTTCCCCGCAGGTAGTTCAGTGCTAATTAGTGGTGCATCAGGGGTAGGGAAAACTACCTTATTGCGTACTATCGCAGGCTTATGGCCTTATTCAGAAGGAAAAATCGCTCGTCCTGACGATGTGCTTTTCCTTTCACAAAAACCTTATTTGCCACAGGGCAAACTCTTAGACGCTTTGCATTATCCTAACGCCGCCCCTGAACAACACACTTTTCATCAAGAAATTGAGCTACTCAAGGCTGTGCAACTAGGGCATTTAACCGATAAATTAAATCAAGAAAACGATTGGACAAGGGTGTTATCCTTAGGGGAACAGCAACGTTTAGCCTTTGCCCGTTTATTATTGCATAAACCTAAGGTGGCATTTTTAGATGAAGCCAGTGCCAGTATGGACGAGGGGTTAGAAGACGCAATGTATCGTTTACTAAAACAAGCCTTACCTCACACCACCATTATCAGTGTCGGTCATCGCTCAACCTTGTTTGCTTATCACCAACAGCGTTTAGTGATTGAGGCTGATAAAAGTTGGCGGTTAATTTAA
- the iscR gene encoding Fe-S cluster assembly transcriptional regulator IscR produces MKLTSKGRYAVTAILDIALYSNEKPVTLADISERQHISLSYLEQLFAKLRRHGLVKSVRGPGGGYCLGYASNKISIGMIIAAVNENINVTKCLGKGNCQGGHECLTHSLWDQLSLRIEQFLNEITLAELVDKHYEKQVQQKLSSAYPHKLESLLVVNR; encoded by the coding sequence ATGAAATTGACTTCAAAAGGACGTTATGCTGTTACAGCGATTTTAGATATTGCTTTGTATTCTAATGAAAAGCCCGTAACACTTGCGGATATTTCTGAGCGACAGCATATTTCTTTGTCCTATTTAGAGCAGTTATTTGCTAAATTAAGGCGTCATGGTTTGGTGAAAAGCGTAAGAGGCCCAGGCGGTGGTTATTGTTTAGGCTATGCCAGTAACAAAATTTCTATTGGTATGATAATTGCTGCTGTCAATGAAAATATTAATGTAACAAAATGCTTAGGTAAGGGAAATTGTCAAGGTGGGCATGAATGTCTTACCCATTCCTTATGGGACCAATTAAGTTTGCGCATTGAACAATTTTTAAATGAAATTACTTTAGCTGAGTTAGTAGATAAACATTATGAAAAACAAGTACAACAAAAATTATCTTCTGCTTATCCCCATAAGTTAGAGAGTTTGTTGGTTGTCAATCGTTAA
- the hscA gene encoding Fe-S protein assembly chaperone HscA, which translates to MALLQIAEPGQSAAPHQHRLAVGIDLGTTNSLVATVRNGHADILLDEHQRALLPSVVHFNPQQTLVGNEARALASEFPQDTIVSVKRLIGRSLADVQARYPHLPYQFSSSENGLPLLNTVQGQYSPIEVSAKILQKLTALAEQRLGGELTGAVITVPAYFDDAQRQATKDAAKLANLNVLRLLNEPTAAAIAYGLDSGQEGVIAVYDLGGGTFDISILRLAKGVFEVLATGGDTALGGDDFDHLLADWIAQQAEYSPQNDQARRQLLELAIATKIALTEKQEADIQYGEWQGNISREQFNQLIEPLIKRSLQACRRALKDAKVSLEDVQQVVMVGGSTRVPAVREQVGAFFHKPPLTSIDPDKVVALGAAIQADILAGNKPDSEMLLLDVIPLSLGIETMGGLVEKIIPRNTTIPVARAQEFTTFKDGQTAMTVHVVQGEREMVADCRSLARFSLRGIPAMVAGAAHVRVTYQVDADGLLSVTAMEKSTGIQSSIQVKPSYGLTDEEIANMLRASMQNAKQDIQLRLLAEQKVEAERVLSSLRNALQQDASLLNEQELAAVKMAIHNLDELRQQQDAVAIKQGIKALDQATREFAARRMNKSINAVLTGHSVDDIAQKS; encoded by the coding sequence ATGGCATTATTACAAATTGCTGAACCCGGACAAAGTGCGGCACCACACCAACACCGTTTAGCGGTGGGCATTGATTTAGGCACAACTAATTCCTTGGTGGCAACGGTACGCAATGGGCATGCCGATATTTTATTAGATGAACACCAGCGTGCATTATTGCCCTCTGTTGTACATTTTAACCCACAACAAACCTTGGTCGGCAATGAAGCAAGGGCGTTAGCCAGTGAATTCCCGCAGGATACGATTGTATCGGTCAAGCGTTTAATCGGACGTAGTTTGGCGGACGTACAAGCGCGTTATCCCCATTTACCTTATCAATTTAGCTCAAGCGAAAATGGCTTGCCATTATTAAATACAGTTCAAGGGCAATATTCCCCTATTGAGGTTTCTGCCAAAATTTTGCAAAAACTGACCGCACTTGCCGAACAACGCTTAGGCGGAGAATTAACAGGGGCGGTCATTACTGTTCCAGCTTATTTTGATGATGCACAACGTCAAGCCACAAAAGATGCAGCGAAATTAGCCAATCTCAATGTGTTGCGTTTACTCAATGAACCTACTGCTGCTGCCATTGCTTATGGTTTGGACAGTGGGCAAGAGGGGGTTATTGCCGTTTATGATTTAGGTGGTGGTACTTTTGATATTTCTATCTTGCGTTTAGCGAAAGGGGTGTTTGAAGTATTGGCAACGGGTGGTGATACTGCTCTAGGTGGCGATGATTTTGATCATTTATTGGCAGATTGGATTGCACAGCAAGCAGAATATTCGCCACAAAATGATCAAGCTCGCCGTCAATTACTTGAACTGGCGATTGCCACAAAAATCGCTTTAACGGAAAAGCAAGAAGCGGATATTCAATATGGCGAGTGGCAAGGCAACATTTCTCGTGAACAATTTAATCAGCTGATTGAGCCATTGATTAAACGCTCTTTGCAGGCTTGTCGCCGAGCGTTAAAAGATGCCAAAGTGAGCCTTGAGGACGTTCAACAAGTGGTAATGGTTGGGGGTTCAACCAGAGTGCCTGCGGTGCGTGAGCAAGTTGGAGCATTTTTCCATAAACCGCCATTAACGTCCATTGATCCCGATAAAGTGGTGGCATTAGGAGCTGCCATTCAAGCGGATATTTTAGCGGGCAATAAACCTGACAGCGAAATGCTATTGCTTGATGTGATTCCCCTTTCCCTTGGCATTGAAACCATGGGGGGCTTGGTGGAAAAAATTATTCCGCGTAACACCACGATTCCAGTGGCAAGAGCGCAAGAGTTTACCACATTCAAAGATGGGCAAACCGCAATGACGGTGCATGTGGTACAAGGCGAACGAGAAATGGTGGCGGATTGCCGTTCATTAGCCCGTTTTAGTTTACGTGGTATTCCAGCAATGGTAGCGGGAGCGGCTCACGTCAGAGTAACCTATCAAGTAGATGCTGATGGCTTATTAAGTGTTACCGCAATGGAAAAATCCACAGGAATTCAATCTTCTATTCAAGTTAAACCGTCCTATGGTTTAACCGATGAAGAAATTGCCAATATGCTACGCGCCTCAATGCAGAATGCTAAACAAGATATTCAGTTACGTTTATTAGCCGAACAAAAAGTAGAGGCGGAACGAGTATTATCCAGTTTACGCAATGCCTTACAACAAGATGCAAGTTTATTAAATGAACAAGAGCTTGCCGCCGTCAAAATGGCAATTCATAATTTAGATGAATTACGTCAGCAGCAAGATGCCGTTGCTATTAAACAGGGGATCAAAGCCCTTGATCAGGCAACCAGAGAATTTGCCGCTAGACGTATGAATAAATCCATTAATGCAGTATTAACGGGACATTCCGTTGATGATATTGCTCAAAAGTCGTAG
- the trmJ gene encoding tRNA (cytosine(32)/uridine(32)-2'-O)-methyltransferase TrmJ produces the protein MLAQIKIVLVETSHSGNIGSTARAMKTMGLTRLCLVNPLQPIDEQAISLSANASDILQQAEIQPNLACAVADCQLVVGTSARSRHIQNNLLDPRQNAQLVIQQAMLGHNVAIVFGRERVGLTNAELLQCHYHLAIPANPAYSSLNLAMAVQLISYELRMAWLQHTQSQTKDCPLTNLPTAKQLEHFLQQTEALYQQLGFIQNQGVMQKLRRFYYRSGIEQNELNILQGMLSAVKRHIR, from the coding sequence ATGTTGGCACAGATTAAAATTGTATTAGTAGAAACCTCGCATAGTGGTAATATTGGTTCTACCGCTCGGGCAATGAAGACGATGGGGTTGACTCGGTTGTGTTTGGTAAATCCATTACAACCTATTGATGAACAAGCTATTTCTTTATCTGCTAATGCTTCCGATATTTTGCAACAAGCGGAAATCCAGCCTAATTTAGCTTGTGCGGTTGCTGATTGCCAGTTGGTGGTAGGAACAAGTGCGAGAAGTCGCCATATACAAAATAATTTGCTTGATCCTCGTCAAAATGCACAATTAGTGATACAACAAGCAATGCTAGGGCATAACGTGGCGATTGTTTTTGGGCGGGAGCGAGTAGGATTAACCAATGCTGAGTTATTGCAATGTCATTATCATCTTGCGATTCCTGCTAATCCTGCTTATTCATCATTGAATTTAGCCATGGCGGTTCAATTAATTAGCTATGAATTGCGTATGGCTTGGTTGCAGCATACTCAGAGCCAAACTAAAGATTGTCCTTTAACTAATTTACCGACCGCAAAGCAGTTAGAACATTTTTTACAACAAACGGAAGCACTTTATCAACAGCTTGGTTTTATTCAAAATCAAGGGGTAATGCAAAAACTTCGGCGTTTTTATTATCGTTCAGGCATTGAACAAAATGAATTAAATATTTTACAAGGTATGTTGAGTGCGGTTAAACGGCATATTCGCTAG
- the fdx gene encoding ISC system 2Fe-2S type ferredoxin, whose protein sequence is MTKIIFLPHETLCPEGMVIDAAKGDNVLEKALEAGIEIEHACDGSCACTTCHVIVREGFDSLNESTDEEDDMLDKAWGLEVDSRLSCQCIVGDEDLVIEIPKYSLNHAREENH, encoded by the coding sequence ATGACAAAAATTATCTTTTTACCCCATGAAACACTTTGCCCTGAAGGAATGGTTATTGATGCCGCAAAAGGGGATAATGTGTTAGAAAAAGCCTTAGAGGCTGGCATTGAAATTGAACACGCTTGTGATGGTTCTTGTGCTTGTACCACCTGCCATGTGATTGTGCGTGAAGGTTTTGATTCGTTAAATGAAAGTACCGATGAAGAAGACGATATGTTGGATAAAGCTTGGGGCTTGGAAGTGGATAGCCGATTAAGTTGCCAATGTATTGTAGGCGATGAAGATTTGGTAATTGAAATTCCAAAATATAGTCTAAACCATGCTCGTGAGGAAAATCATTGA
- the iscU gene encoding Fe-S cluster assembly scaffold IscU codes for MAYSDKVIDHYENPRNVGSFDKKAADVGTGMVGAPACGDVMQLQIKVNEQGIIEDAKFKTYGCGSAIASSSLITEWVKGKSLDEAQAIKNSQIAEELELPPVKVHCSILAEDAIKAAIADYKAKKGE; via the coding sequence ATGGCATACAGTGACAAAGTGATTGATCATTATGAAAATCCACGCAATGTGGGTTCTTTTGATAAAAAAGCGGCTGATGTAGGAACAGGTATGGTCGGTGCACCTGCTTGTGGTGATGTGATGCAACTGCAAATTAAAGTGAATGAACAAGGCATTATTGAAGATGCGAAGTTCAAAACCTATGGTTGTGGCTCTGCTATTGCGTCCAGTTCATTGATTACTGAATGGGTAAAAGGCAAATCTCTTGATGAAGCACAAGCGATTAAAAATAGCCAAATTGCTGAGGAATTAGAGCTACCGCCAGTGAAAGTGCATTGTTCTATTTTGGCAGAAGATGCGATTAAAGCAGCGATTGCGGATTATAAAGCGAAAAAAGGCGAATAA
- a CDS encoding IscS subfamily cysteine desulfurase, whose protein sequence is MKLPIYLDYAATCPVDERVAKKMMEYLTVEGVFGNPASRSHKFGWTAEEAVDVARNQIAELIGADSREIVFTSGATEADNLAIKGAAHFYQNKGKHIITCKTEHKAVLDTCRQLEREGFEVTYLAPKSDGLIDLDELKAAMRDDTILVSIMHVNNEIGVIQDIAAIGELCRERKIIFHVDATQSVGKLPINLAELKVDLMSMSSHKLYGPKGIGALYVRRKPRVRLEALIHGGGHERGMRSGTLPVHQIVGMGEAYRICKEEMATEMPRLKALRDRLYNGLKDIEETYVNGSMDHRIDNNLNISFNFVEGESLMMSLRDIAVSSGSACTSASLEPSYVLRALGLNDELAHSSIRFTVGRYTTEEEIDYTIELVKKAVTKLRDLSPLWDMHKEGIDLSTIEWSHH, encoded by the coding sequence ATGAAATTACCAATTTATTTGGATTATGCTGCAACTTGTCCTGTTGATGAGCGTGTAGCAAAGAAAATGATGGAATATTTAACCGTTGAGGGGGTATTTGGTAATCCTGCCTCACGTTCCCATAAATTTGGTTGGACAGCAGAAGAGGCGGTAGATGTTGCTCGTAATCAAATTGCTGAGCTTATTGGTGCAGATTCAAGAGAGATTGTGTTTACTTCTGGTGCAACAGAGGCAGATAACCTTGCTATTAAAGGGGCGGCACATTTTTACCAAAACAAGGGTAAACATATTATCACTTGTAAAACAGAGCATAAGGCAGTGCTAGATACTTGCCGTCAATTAGAGCGTGAAGGATTTGAAGTAACCTATTTAGCCCCTAAATCTGATGGGCTTATTGATTTAGATGAGCTAAAAGCGGCGATGCGTGATGACACCATTTTAGTGTCTATTATGCATGTCAACAATGAAATCGGTGTGATTCAAGATATTGCGGCTATTGGCGAGTTATGTCGTGAACGTAAAATTATTTTCCATGTTGATGCGACACAGAGCGTAGGAAAATTACCGATTAATTTGGCAGAATTAAAAGTGGACTTAATGTCAATGTCAAGCCATAAACTCTATGGTCCAAAAGGGATTGGGGCATTATATGTTCGCCGTAAACCGCGTGTCAGATTAGAGGCATTAATTCATGGCGGTGGGCATGAACGTGGTATGCGTTCAGGCACTTTACCTGTGCATCAAATTGTTGGTATGGGCGAGGCTTATCGTATTTGTAAGGAAGAAATGGCAACAGAAATGCCTCGTTTAAAAGCCTTGCGTGATCGTTTATACAATGGCTTAAAAGATATTGAAGAAACCTATGTGAATGGTTCTATGGATCATCGCATTGATAATAATTTAAATATCAGTTTCAATTTTGTGGAAGGCGAATCTTTAATGATGTCCTTGCGTGATATTGCTGTATCATCAGGATCTGCTTGTACTTCAGCCAGCCTTGAACCTTCCTATGTATTACGTGCCTTAGGTTTGAATGATGAATTAGCCCATAGCTCAATTCGTTTTACCGTTGGTCGTTATACCACAGAAGAAGAAATTGATTATACCATTGAGTTAGTGAAGAAAGCGGTAACAAAACTGCGTGATTTATCGCCATTATGGGATATGCATAAAGAGGGGATCGATCTTTCTACCATTGAATGGTCGCATCATTAA
- a CDS encoding putative transporter: MTDIAMTISLLALVAIIGLWLGHWKIRGVGLGIGGVLFGGIIVAHFTHQYGIMLDTHTLHFIQEFGLILFVYTIGIQVGPGFFASLRQAGLKLNALASLIVILGAMVIIVIYQCTDISLDILLGIYSGAVTNTPSLGAGQQILAELGMKNLTSTMGISYAIAYPFGICGILLTMWLIRWFFKVKLDEEARRFERESGQEHEHLISVNMKVTNPNLEGLALKDIPGFEHKEVICSRLKREDQVIVPKADTLIYIGDLLRLVGESAVLKKMQLIIGEKVDSSISMKTDYLRSERVVVTNEKVLGKKIRQLGIHQKFGVMISRLNRAGIELVPTANTILQFGDVLHIVGRVESIEPAIAVIGNAQQKLQQVQMLPVFIGIGLGVLLGSIPFHLPGFPVALKLGLAGGPLVVALILARIGSIGKLYWFMPPSANLALREIGIVLFLAVVGLKSGGNFMDTLINGNGLEWMGYGVLITLIPLLTVGIMARLYFKLNYLSLCGLLAGSMTDPPALAFANSLKEESGAAALSYATVYPLAMFLRIISPQLLAILLWTVM, translated from the coding sequence ATGACAGATATAGCAATGACAATTAGCCTATTAGCTTTAGTGGCTATAATTGGTTTATGGCTAGGACATTGGAAAATTCGTGGGGTCGGTCTAGGAATTGGTGGTGTATTATTTGGTGGCATTATTGTGGCACATTTTACCCATCAATACGGCATTATGTTGGATACACACACCCTACACTTTATCCAAGAATTTGGCTTAATTTTATTTGTTTATACTATTGGTATCCAAGTCGGCCCCGGTTTTTTTGCCTCTTTGCGTCAAGCAGGATTAAAACTTAATGCCCTTGCCAGTTTAATCGTGATACTTGGGGCAATGGTCATTATTGTGATTTATCAATGTACGGACATTTCTTTAGATATTTTACTAGGGATTTATTCTGGTGCAGTAACCAATACCCCATCATTAGGAGCGGGGCAACAAATTCTTGCTGAATTAGGTATGAAAAATCTAACTAGCACCATGGGAATTTCCTATGCCATTGCCTATCCTTTCGGTATCTGTGGCATTTTATTGACAATGTGGCTAATTCGCTGGTTCTTTAAGGTTAAGCTTGATGAAGAAGCAAGACGTTTTGAACGTGAAAGTGGGCAAGAGCACGAGCATTTAATTAGCGTGAATATGAAAGTCACCAATCCCAATTTAGAGGGATTAGCCTTAAAAGATATTCCCGGCTTTGAACATAAAGAAGTGATTTGTTCAAGGCTAAAACGAGAGGATCAGGTCATTGTACCTAAAGCGGATACCTTAATTTACATTGGCGATTTATTACGCTTAGTGGGCGAATCTGCGGTATTAAAGAAAATGCAGTTAATTATTGGCGAAAAAGTGGACTCTTCCATTTCAATGAAAACCGATTATTTACGTTCTGAACGAGTAGTTGTCACGAACGAAAAGGTGCTTGGTAAAAAAATTCGCCAACTAGGTATTCATCAAAAATTTGGCGTTATGATATCACGACTAAACCGAGCAGGTATTGAACTCGTGCCAACCGCAAATACCATTTTACAATTTGGCGATGTATTACATATTGTTGGACGAGTTGAATCCATAGAACCTGCCATTGCGGTCATTGGTAATGCTCAACAGAAATTACAGCAAGTACAAATGTTGCCCGTTTTTATTGGAATTGGATTAGGGGTTTTACTGGGATCAATTCCCTTTCATTTACCCGGCTTTCCTGTGGCATTAAAACTGGGATTAGCTGGAGGACCTTTGGTTGTAGCACTTATTTTGGCAAGAATAGGCAGTATCGGAAAATTATATTGGTTTATGCCACCGAGTGCGAACCTTGCTTTACGCGAAATTGGTATTGTGTTATTCCTTGCAGTGGTAGGATTAAAATCAGGAGGAAATTTTATGGATACCTTAATCAATGGCAATGGATTAGAATGGATGGGGTACGGCGTGTTAATTACACTTATCCCGTTACTTACCGTAGGCATTATGGCACGACTTTATTTTAAATTGAATTATCTCAGTTTATGCGGATTATTAGCTGGCTCAATGACCGATCCCCCTGCCTTAGCCTTTGCTAATTCATTGAAAGAAGAAAGTGGTGCGGCTGCCTTATCCTATGCTACCGTTTATCCTTTGGCGATGTTTTTACGGATTATTTCCCCTCAGTTATTGGCAATCTTGTTATGGACAGTAATGTGA